One window of Myxococcus fulvus genomic DNA carries:
- the recR gene encoding recombination mediator RecR, whose protein sequence is MTPDPLNRLVAQLAKLPGIGEKTAQRLAFHILRSPGEYASELSQAIREVKEKVHLCVRCFSLTDTETCGFCRDHRRDERVLCVVETFADLMALERTREFKGRYHVLHGVLSPLEGVGPDQLRIKELLERLTDSQVEELILATNPDVEGEATALYLTRLLKPMGLRLTRIAQGLPMGGDLEYADQATLAKALSARRDL, encoded by the coding sequence ATGACTCCCGATCCGCTGAACCGCCTCGTCGCCCAGCTCGCGAAGCTGCCAGGCATCGGGGAGAAGACCGCCCAGCGCCTCGCGTTCCACATCCTGCGCTCTCCGGGCGAATACGCCTCCGAGCTGTCGCAGGCCATCCGTGAGGTGAAGGAGAAGGTGCACCTGTGCGTGCGCTGCTTCTCCCTCACGGACACGGAGACCTGCGGCTTCTGCAGGGACCACCGGCGTGACGAGCGGGTGCTGTGTGTCGTGGAGACCTTCGCGGACCTGATGGCGCTCGAGCGCACCCGCGAGTTCAAGGGCCGCTACCACGTGCTGCACGGCGTGCTGTCGCCGCTCGAGGGCGTGGGCCCGGACCAGCTTCGCATCAAGGAGCTGTTGGAGCGCCTCACCGACAGTCAGGTGGAGGAGCTCATCCTCGCCACCAACCCGGACGTCGAGGGCGAGGCCACCGCGCTGTACCTGACGCGCCTGCTCAAGCCCATGGGCCTGCGCCTCACCCGCATCGCCCAGGGCCTGCCCATGGGCGGTGACCTCGAGTACGCCGACCAGGCCACGCTGGCGAAGGCGCTGTCCGCCCGCCGCGACCTCTAG
- a CDS encoding YbaB/EbfC family nucleoid-associated protein, whose amino-acid sequence MPGVDLNYFIRQANKLTEKIEERKQQLAEETVEAKAGEGRVTVVANGIQEIRSIKIDKEAIDPNDTSMLEDLITAAVNAALASSRQHMQRELAKISGGIKIPGVT is encoded by the coding sequence ATGCCCGGCGTCGACCTGAACTACTTCATCCGGCAGGCGAACAAGCTGACGGAGAAGATCGAAGAGCGCAAGCAGCAGCTGGCCGAGGAGACCGTCGAGGCCAAGGCCGGTGAGGGCCGCGTCACCGTCGTGGCCAATGGCATCCAGGAGATCCGCAGCATCAAGATCGACAAGGAAGCCATCGACCCGAACGACACGTCGATGCTCGAGGACCTCATCACCGCCGCGGTGAACGCCGCCCTGGCGAGCAGCCGTCAGCACATGCAGCGCGAGCTCGCGAAAATCTCCGGCGGCATCAAGATCCCCGGCGTTACCTGA
- a CDS encoding DNA polymerase III subunit gamma/tau: MAGLPPSAARPLSFLRNGGGAQTVSDAPRPSAYPVENPLPSGPVLDGLPPSAARPLSFLRNGPPAPTAAPPPPPPISPPGPHAGATPLSRTTEPAPTVRVINVRKPEPPPGPPEPPPYGDSDEESRFYPEEASPGGCASGECIPEPEAPTAAPEPEPPPMAATPAPVARGRDNPNLPLIERWRAAVETVKAGSLRHGTALANGRLMSMKAGEIILGFLPAAGLHRMSVSAAAGKATIDKLLAEHFGRPVKLSFQDVSADDSRAAPSLAERDAQSRATHEKNTESKVRNHASVRSVLLVLGGEIEHIQIYEPERPSAASAADAPVEAPDDSA, from the coding sequence ATGGCCGGGCTGCCGCCCTCCGCCGCGCGGCCCCTGTCCTTCCTGCGCAACGGCGGCGGCGCCCAGACTGTCTCGGACGCTCCGCGGCCATCGGCGTACCCCGTCGAGAATCCCCTGCCCTCCGGCCCCGTCCTGGACGGTCTGCCCCCGTCCGCCGCGCGGCCCCTGTCCTTCCTGCGCAACGGTCCGCCCGCGCCCACCGCGGCGCCGCCCCCGCCCCCGCCCATCAGTCCTCCCGGCCCGCATGCGGGCGCCACCCCGCTCTCCCGCACCACCGAGCCGGCGCCCACCGTCCGCGTCATCAACGTCCGCAAGCCCGAGCCGCCGCCCGGCCCGCCCGAGCCGCCTCCCTACGGCGACAGCGACGAGGAGTCCCGCTTCTATCCAGAAGAGGCCTCTCCGGGCGGCTGCGCCTCTGGCGAGTGCATCCCCGAGCCCGAGGCCCCCACCGCCGCACCCGAGCCCGAGCCGCCTCCCATGGCCGCGACGCCCGCTCCCGTGGCGCGCGGGCGCGACAACCCCAACCTGCCGCTCATCGAGCGTTGGCGCGCCGCGGTGGAGACCGTGAAGGCGGGCTCCCTGCGCCACGGCACCGCCCTCGCGAACGGCCGGCTCATGTCGATGAAGGCCGGGGAGATCATCCTCGGCTTCCTCCCCGCCGCGGGACTGCACCGCATGTCGGTGTCCGCCGCCGCGGGCAAGGCCACCATCGACAAGCTCCTGGCCGAACACTTCGGCCGGCCCGTGAAGCTGTCCTTCCAGGACGTGTCCGCGGATGACTCCCGGGCCGCGCCCAGCCTCGCCGAGCGCGACGCTCAGAGCCGCGCCACCCACGAGAAGAACACCGAGAGCAAGGTGCGCAACCACGCCTCGGTCCGCTCCGTGCTCCTGGTCCTGGGTGGAGAAATCGAGCACATCCAGATCTACGAGCCCGAGCGCCCCTCCGCCGCCTCGGCCGCCGACGCTCCTGTCGAAGCCCCCGACGACAGCGCCTGA
- the dnaX gene encoding DNA polymerase III subunit gamma/tau has protein sequence MSYLVLARKWRPQKFDDMTGQEHVVRTIANAIKMDRVAHAYLFCGPRGVGKTTAARLLAKALNCEKGPTATPCGECRACTEIAAGTSVDVAEIDGASNNGVENVREIRENAKYLPQRDRHKIYIIDEVHMLSGAAFNALLKTLEEPPGHVKFIFATTEAHKLPDTILSRCQRHNFRRISAARMLQRLQEICKAEGAGISDRSLSLVVRQSEGGMRDALSLLDQVLASCGANPTDEEVAEALGAIDRTMVQDFADALVHKDAKRVLERVEEVFNRGLDLKRLAEELAMQLRHLFVTKTLGEAPAELAESEQKALVALAKDAESAQLTRLFDVVHGSVWDVSRAAQPRLALEMALLKAIQLSPGGSIPELLAKVDRLTAGLPQSDKANAGAPGGRSSSTTFRA, from the coding sequence ATGAGCTACCTCGTCCTCGCCCGCAAATGGCGTCCGCAGAAGTTCGATGACATGACCGGACAGGAGCACGTCGTCCGGACCATCGCGAACGCCATCAAGATGGACCGGGTGGCGCACGCCTACCTGTTCTGCGGCCCGCGTGGCGTGGGCAAGACGACGGCCGCACGCCTGCTCGCCAAGGCCCTCAACTGTGAGAAGGGGCCCACGGCGACTCCCTGCGGGGAGTGCCGGGCGTGCACGGAGATCGCCGCCGGCACCAGCGTGGACGTGGCGGAGATCGACGGTGCCTCCAACAACGGCGTGGAGAACGTCCGCGAGATTCGCGAGAACGCGAAGTACCTGCCGCAGCGGGACCGGCACAAGATCTACATCATCGACGAGGTCCACATGCTGTCGGGGGCGGCGTTCAACGCGCTGCTCAAGACGCTGGAGGAGCCGCCCGGGCACGTGAAGTTCATCTTCGCGACGACCGAGGCGCACAAGCTCCCGGACACCATCCTGTCGCGCTGCCAGCGCCACAACTTCCGCCGCATCTCCGCGGCGCGGATGCTCCAGCGGCTGCAGGAGATCTGCAAGGCGGAGGGCGCGGGCATCTCGGACCGCTCGTTGTCGCTCGTGGTGCGCCAGTCCGAGGGAGGCATGCGCGACGCGCTCAGCCTGCTGGACCAGGTGCTCGCCTCGTGCGGCGCGAATCCCACGGACGAGGAGGTCGCCGAGGCGCTGGGCGCCATCGACCGGACGATGGTGCAGGACTTCGCCGATGCGCTGGTGCACAAGGACGCGAAGCGCGTGCTTGAGCGCGTGGAGGAGGTCTTCAACCGGGGCCTCGATTTGAAGCGCCTCGCGGAGGAGCTGGCGATGCAGCTTCGCCACCTCTTCGTCACCAAGACGCTGGGCGAGGCGCCCGCGGAGCTGGCGGAGTCCGAGCAGAAGGCGCTCGTGGCGCTCGCGAAGGACGCGGAGAGCGCGCAGCTCACGCGGCTGTTCGACGTGGTGCATGGCTCCGTCTGGGATGTGTCCCGCGCGGCGCAGCCGAGGCTCGCGCTGGAGATGGCGCTGTTGAAGGCCATCCAGCTGTCGCCGGGGGGTTCGATTCCGGAGTTGCTCGCGAAGGTGGACCGGCTCACGGCGGGACTGCCTCAGTCGGACAAGGCCAATGCTGGAGCGCCGGGAGGTCGCTCCAGCTCCACGACCTTTCGCGCCTGA
- a CDS encoding phytoene desaturase family protein: protein MPDVIVVGAGHNGLVTAAMLARRGLSVTVLEEKDVIGGACRTEYPFKSAPRLGVSTGAYLLGLMPPELLRELELDLPLKRRDPHYFLPTTGERYLLFGSDERELKRQFLEFFSQADWEANQAMNAELAALRDDLAPAWLKPPLTHEETAERYIRPALREHFIKLCRGSARQYLERFGFKSDFVKAMYAVTDAFSGLDGGYDTPGTGMNLLVHNMCRLPGSGGTWMIVGGGMGTVTQSIANVARKHGAVIRTGAKVTSVRVDAGVVKGVVLENGEELQASVVVSNGDPFRTLKLVDAAALPADYRAKVGAMAVPGTTLKVNLCLKELPKFTCLPEDKGQFGPTIHLLPQEDDVLGALERSYRDTQAGRLSDFPSIEWYIHTTVDPSLRDAEGRHNSALFVEWVPYKLEGTTWEKEESRYVQQLLSVCDRFAPGTSDLVQEYFALTPPKIESHFGITGGHIHHVDNKLGFTDRLPYETPVQGLYFCSAGCHPAGSVIGAAGHNSAQVVLKALGR, encoded by the coding sequence ATGCCGGACGTCATCGTGGTGGGAGCGGGACACAACGGACTCGTGACAGCGGCGATGCTCGCGCGCAGGGGCCTGTCCGTCACCGTCCTGGAGGAGAAGGACGTCATCGGCGGAGCGTGCCGGACGGAGTACCCTTTCAAGAGCGCGCCCCGGCTGGGCGTATCCACGGGTGCGTACCTGCTCGGGCTGATGCCGCCAGAGCTTCTGCGCGAGCTGGAGCTGGACCTGCCCCTCAAGCGGAGGGACCCGCACTACTTCCTGCCCACCACGGGCGAGCGCTATCTGCTGTTCGGCTCGGACGAGCGCGAGCTGAAGCGCCAGTTCCTCGAGTTCTTCTCGCAGGCGGACTGGGAGGCCAACCAGGCGATGAACGCGGAGCTGGCGGCGCTGCGTGACGACCTGGCGCCCGCGTGGCTCAAGCCGCCGCTGACCCACGAGGAGACCGCCGAGCGCTACATCCGGCCCGCGCTGCGCGAGCACTTCATCAAGCTGTGTCGGGGCTCGGCGCGCCAGTACCTGGAGCGCTTCGGCTTCAAGTCCGACTTCGTGAAGGCGATGTACGCGGTGACGGACGCGTTCTCCGGACTGGACGGCGGCTATGACACGCCGGGCACGGGGATGAACCTGCTCGTCCACAACATGTGCCGGCTGCCGGGCAGCGGCGGCACGTGGATGATTGTCGGCGGCGGCATGGGCACCGTCACGCAGTCCATCGCCAACGTCGCGCGCAAGCACGGCGCGGTCATCCGCACGGGCGCGAAGGTGACGTCGGTGCGCGTGGATGCGGGTGTGGTGAAGGGCGTGGTGCTGGAGAACGGCGAGGAGCTCCAGGCCTCCGTGGTCGTGTCCAACGGAGACCCGTTCCGCACGCTGAAGCTGGTGGACGCCGCGGCGTTGCCGGCGGACTACCGCGCGAAGGTGGGCGCGATGGCCGTGCCGGGCACCACGCTCAAGGTGAACCTGTGCCTGAAGGAGCTGCCGAAGTTCACCTGTCTGCCCGAGGACAAGGGCCAGTTCGGCCCCACCATCCACCTGCTGCCACAGGAGGACGATGTGCTCGGCGCGCTGGAGCGCTCGTACCGCGACACGCAGGCGGGCAGGCTGTCCGACTTCCCCTCCATCGAGTGGTACATCCACACCACGGTGGACCCGTCGCTGCGCGACGCAGAGGGCCGCCACAACTCCGCGCTCTTCGTGGAGTGGGTGCCCTACAAGCTCGAGGGCACGACGTGGGAGAAGGAGGAGTCGCGCTACGTGCAGCAGCTGTTGTCCGTGTGCGACCGCTTCGCGCCGGGGACCAGTGATTTGGTCCAGGAGTACTTCGCCCTCACGCCGCCGAAAATCGAGAGCCACTTCGGAATCACCGGCGGCCACATCCATCATGTGGACAACAAGCTGGGCTTCACCGACAGGCTGCCCTACGAGACGCCGGTGCAGGGGCTCTACTTCTGCAGCGCGGGCTGCCACCCGGCGGGCAGCGTCATCGGCGCGGCGGGGCACAACTCGGCCCAGGTCGTGCTGAAAGCGCTCGGACGCTGA
- a CDS encoding glycosyltransferase family 39 protein — MSAALPETPTPPMPPEPPPSDAAQPHPPARPSRLAMAALAVVALLPAVIAVAQLGRIHPDEVFQALEPAYWRVHGYGVLAWEWRDGIRNWAVPGVLAAFLKLAGMLGITDPQGYRAVTAVPQLALHAWSLWAVYRFTARRTGVSGGWLAVLLVGLYGPVLVFAGRTLAESFSTSFLVVAMEALDRRERETRAGLLGGAALGLAVVTRYPSAICVLTALLYLLVARRWRMLAFTCLGGLVVAAGLGLLDHLTWGSPFHSFFTYVRFNVLSGEAAARFGSAAPGFYLLPLVTAVPGWAWVAVPLGLGAGRRGVSLPLTCAAVYLGVLLVTAHKEERFLYPALVLGVLAAAPVVANLLTTRVPPSARWGVTAMALVTGLVSARWFPPQDLRADQFRAIVASTRMGGATGLLIVNEGLWGSGGFFYLGQRIPWLTCDWPRDDAFQRGLRDRTFNRAVSFEDRALPELQAGGFRIEKRIGRETLLVRD, encoded by the coding sequence GTGTCCGCCGCCCTGCCCGAGACGCCCACCCCGCCCATGCCGCCCGAGCCCCCGCCGTCGGACGCCGCTCAGCCCCATCCTCCAGCGAGGCCCTCCCGCCTCGCGATGGCGGCCCTCGCCGTCGTGGCCCTGCTGCCCGCCGTCATCGCCGTGGCGCAACTGGGCCGCATCCACCCCGACGAGGTGTTCCAGGCGCTGGAGCCCGCGTACTGGCGCGTGCATGGCTACGGCGTGCTGGCGTGGGAGTGGCGCGATGGCATCCGTAACTGGGCTGTTCCTGGGGTGCTGGCCGCGTTCCTGAAGCTGGCCGGGATGCTGGGCATCACCGACCCGCAGGGCTACCGCGCGGTGACGGCCGTGCCCCAGCTCGCGCTGCATGCGTGGAGCCTGTGGGCCGTGTACCGCTTCACCGCCCGGCGCACGGGAGTCTCGGGAGGCTGGCTGGCCGTCCTGCTGGTGGGCCTCTACGGGCCGGTGCTCGTCTTCGCCGGCCGCACCCTGGCGGAGTCCTTCTCCACGTCCTTCCTGGTGGTGGCCATGGAAGCCCTGGACCGGCGTGAGCGCGAGACGAGGGCAGGGCTCCTCGGTGGCGCGGCGCTCGGGCTCGCGGTGGTGACGCGCTACCCGTCCGCCATCTGCGTCCTCACCGCGCTGCTCTATCTGCTGGTGGCCCGGCGCTGGCGGATGCTGGCCTTCACCTGCCTGGGCGGGCTCGTCGTCGCGGCGGGGCTGGGGCTGTTGGACCACCTCACCTGGGGCAGCCCCTTCCACTCGTTCTTCACCTACGTCCGCTTCAACGTCCTCTCGGGCGAGGCCGCGGCCCGCTTCGGCTCGGCGGCTCCGGGCTTCTACCTGCTGCCCCTGGTGACGGCCGTTCCCGGCTGGGCCTGGGTCGCGGTGCCCCTGGGCCTGGGAGCGGGGCGGCGAGGCGTGTCCCTGCCGCTGACGTGCGCCGCCGTCTACCTGGGCGTGCTGCTCGTCACCGCGCACAAGGAGGAGCGCTTCCTCTATCCGGCGCTGGTGCTGGGCGTGCTGGCGGCGGCGCCCGTTGTCGCGAACCTCCTCACCACGCGCGTTCCTCCATCCGCTCGATGGGGCGTGACGGCGATGGCGCTGGTGACGGGGCTCGTCTCCGCCCGCTGGTTCCCTCCCCAGGACCTGCGGGCGGACCAGTTCCGCGCCATCGTCGCGTCGACACGGATGGGCGGCGCTACGGGATTGCTCATCGTCAACGAGGGGCTCTGGGGCTCCGGCGGCTTCTTCTACCTGGGCCAGCGCATCCCCTGGCTCACCTGCGACTGGCCTCGCGACGACGCGTTCCAGCGGGGGCTGCGTGACAGGACCTTCAACCGCGCCGTCTCCTTCGAGGACCGGGCCCTGCCCGAGCTCCAGGCGGGCGGCTTCCGAATCGAGAAGCGCATCGGCCGCGAGACGCTGCTCGTCCGCGATTGA
- the tadA gene encoding tRNA adenosine(34) deaminase TadA gives MSDDEAFMQQALALAREAATLGEVPVGAVAVHDGNIIGTGFNRREVDRNPLAHAEVLALDAARRHLGVWRLTGVTLYVTLEPCAMCAGALVQSRVTRLVFGAMDPKAGAVGSLYNLAEEPRHNHRLQVTRGILAEDSTTLLKTFFGRLRAKRRDN, from the coding sequence ATGAGTGACGACGAAGCTTTCATGCAGCAGGCGCTCGCGCTCGCGCGGGAAGCCGCGACACTCGGAGAGGTCCCCGTCGGTGCGGTCGCCGTCCATGATGGAAACATCATCGGCACGGGCTTCAACCGCCGCGAAGTGGATCGCAACCCCCTCGCCCATGCGGAAGTCCTCGCGCTGGATGCCGCTCGCAGGCATCTCGGGGTCTGGCGGTTGACGGGCGTCACCCTGTACGTGACGTTGGAACCGTGTGCCATGTGTGCCGGAGCGCTGGTCCAGTCCAGGGTGACTCGCCTCGTGTTTGGCGCCATGGACCCGAAAGCCGGCGCGGTCGGCTCTCTCTACAATCTGGCCGAGGAACCCCGGCACAACCACCGGCTCCAGGTCACTCGTGGTATCCTCGCTGAGGACAGCACGACTCTTCTCAAAACGTTCTTCGGGCGCTTGCGCGCGAAGCGACGCGACAATTGA
- the serS gene encoding serine--tRNA ligase, giving the protein MLDLRNVAQNFDAVVARLKTRGGNLDLGPFQRLFSERRELYVSMESLAARRNAANEEMKKKAKEDPKALDALRGDLRAVSQDIKEKENRLKEVEEEINGILLLIPNVPHESVPVGESADQNVQVKSWGEKPNLPFTPKQHFELGEKLGMLDFERAAKVSGSRFTFYKGALARLERALVTFMIDVHTQKGYTELLPPYLVLRETMMGTGQLPKFEDDAFKTLGDPERFLIPTSEVPVTNYHADEILEGESMPIRYCAFSPCFRAEAGAAGKDTRGLIRQHQFHKVEMVKFAQPDKSLDELESMTDDACDILRRLGLHHRVMLLCTGDMGFSARKTYDIEVWLPGQNAYREISSCSDCGDFQARRAKIRFRAQKGDKPQLAHTLNGSGLAVGRTSIAILENYQRDDGTVAIPEVLWPYMGGLKELKPL; this is encoded by the coding sequence ATGCTGGACCTCCGGAACGTTGCGCAGAACTTCGATGCGGTCGTCGCTCGCCTGAAGACGCGGGGCGGCAACCTGGACCTCGGCCCTTTCCAGCGCCTCTTCTCCGAGCGCCGCGAGCTGTACGTCTCCATGGAGTCCCTGGCCGCGCGCCGTAACGCCGCCAACGAGGAGATGAAGAAGAAGGCGAAGGAGGACCCCAAGGCGCTGGACGCGCTGCGCGGCGACCTTCGCGCCGTCTCCCAGGACATCAAGGAGAAGGAGAACCGCCTCAAGGAGGTCGAGGAGGAGATCAACGGCATCCTCTTGCTCATCCCCAACGTCCCGCACGAGTCGGTGCCCGTGGGCGAAAGCGCGGACCAGAACGTCCAGGTGAAGAGCTGGGGTGAGAAGCCCAACCTGCCCTTCACGCCCAAGCAGCACTTCGAGCTGGGCGAGAAGCTGGGCATGCTCGACTTCGAGCGCGCCGCGAAGGTGTCCGGCAGCCGCTTCACCTTCTACAAGGGCGCGCTGGCGCGGCTGGAGCGGGCGCTCGTCACGTTCATGATCGATGTGCACACCCAGAAGGGCTACACGGAGCTGCTGCCGCCCTACCTGGTGCTGCGCGAGACGATGATGGGCACCGGCCAGCTGCCCAAGTTCGAGGACGACGCCTTCAAAACGCTGGGCGACCCCGAGCGCTTCCTCATCCCCACGTCCGAAGTGCCCGTCACCAACTACCACGCGGACGAAATCCTCGAGGGCGAGTCGATGCCCATCCGCTACTGCGCCTTCAGCCCGTGCTTCCGCGCGGAGGCGGGCGCGGCCGGCAAGGACACCCGCGGCCTCATCCGCCAGCACCAGTTCCACAAGGTGGAGATGGTGAAGTTCGCCCAGCCCGACAAGAGCCTGGACGAGCTCGAGTCCATGACGGACGACGCGTGCGACATCCTGCGGCGGCTCGGGCTGCACCACCGGGTGATGCTGCTGTGCACCGGCGACATGGGCTTCTCGGCCCGCAAGACCTACGACATCGAGGTCTGGCTGCCGGGACAGAACGCTTACCGTGAGATTTCGTCCTGCTCGGACTGCGGCGACTTCCAGGCGCGCCGCGCGAAGATCCGCTTCCGCGCCCAGAAGGGGGACAAGCCCCAGCTCGCTCACACCCTGAACGGCAGTGGCCTGGCCGTGGGCCGCACGTCCATCGCCATCCTGGAGAACTACCAGCGCGACGACGGCACCGTGGCCATCCCGGAGGTCCTCTGGCCGTACATGGGAGGGCTCAAGGAGCTCAAGCCGCTGTAG